A single window of Girardinichthys multiradiatus isolate DD_20200921_A chromosome 15, DD_fGirMul_XY1, whole genome shotgun sequence DNA harbors:
- the LOC124881985 gene encoding transcription factor 23-like, whose amino-acid sequence MNFTHNSLLHSKANLHPANENKGDSSSPDLHGVCCCSPTESMVVSPLEGLMSVTVNQQLVSSFPAQHQSPAAPDHPASLHGHRESTHRSWDLRKWEQAACGSRSSSAPACGSVVQSRPMRSQHSPENAARERSRVRNLRQAFHSLQAALPSVPPDTKLSKLDVLVLATNYIAYLTETLDQDGTGAEHAVPSRPDGYLHPVKKWPMRSLLYCGTVGDLLSANQRPRLGRDATRPMTPDEQ is encoded by the exons ATGAACTTTACTCACAACAGCCTGCTGCACTCTAAAGCAAACCTCCatccagccaatgaaaacaaagGTGATTCAAGTTCTCCAGacttgcatggagtttgctgcTGCTCTCCGACAGAATCCATGGTGGTCAGTCCTCTGGAGGGTCTCATGTCAGTGACTGTGAACCAGCAGCTGGTGTCCAGCTTCCCAGCACAGCATCAGAGCCCTGCTGCACCCGACCACCCAGCATCCCTGCATGGACACAGGGAGAGTACACACCGCAGCTGGGACCTCAGGAAGTGG GAGCAGGCTGCGTGCGGGTCCAGGTCAAGCTCTGCTCCTGCTTGTGGCTCTGTGGTCCAGAGCAGACCCATGAGGAGTCAGCACTCCCCAGAAAATGCAGCGCGAGAGAGGAGTCGAGTGCGCAACTTGCGGCAGGCCTTCCACAGTCTGCAG GCAGCTCTGCCTTCAGTTCCACCTGACACCAAGCTCTCCAAGCTGGATGTCCTGGTCCTGGCTACAAACTACATAGCATACCTGACAGAGACGTTGGACCAGGATGGGACGGGGGCAGAGCACGCTGTGCCCTCCAGGCCGGATGGATACCTGCATCCTGTTAAA AAGTGGCCAATGCGCTCCCTGCTCTACTGTGGCACTGTTGGAGATCTActgtcagccaatcagaggccTCGGCTTGGCCGTGATGCGACTCGCCCTATGACACCAGACGAACAGTGA
- the ephx1 gene encoding epoxide hydrolase 1, with amino-acid sequence MFTAVLVAVVIGGLIFFLVQRSRKQVLETENGWWGPGAPPDAEEDITIRSFKVTTSDEEQEDLYRRIDQTRPVSSLEDSQFNYGFNSHYLQKVVAYWRNHFDWKKQVDKLNQYPHFKTNIEGIDVHYVHVKPKSVPEGTCAIPLIMVHGWPGSFYEFYGLIPLLTEPSDQGDLVFEVVCPSIPGYGFSEAPRKKGFDSVCAARIFHKLMKRLGFQQFYAHGGDWGWLVTTNMAQLEPKTVKGLHVNFAPPSKPGLLMVLSIMLGRRFPKLFGFTEMDVERLYPCMEKLVVESIKESGYMHIQATKPDTAGRGLNDSPVGLAAYILEKFSTWTDHDFRNLEDGGLTRKFSLDDLLTNVMIYWTSGCIIPSMRFYKENVGKGLDAPHAKIPVYVPTGFACFPNELMHTPKLWVKQKYHNLISFSPMQRGGHFAAMEEPQLMAEDIQKFTKTVEKKMKKQ; translated from the exons ATGTTCACAGCAGTGCTGGTTGCCGTGGTGATTGGAggattgattttctttttagttcagaGGAGCAGGAAGCAGGTTCTGGAGACAGAGAATGGCTGGTGGGGACCTGGAGCGCCCCCTGATGCTGAGGAAGACATCACCATCCGCTCCTTTAAAGTAACCACCAGTGATGAAGAACAGGAG GACCTTTACAGGAGGATAGACCAAACCCGTCCTGTGTCCTCACTGGAGGACAGCCAGTTTAACTATGGCTTCAACTCCCACTACCTTCAGAAGGTGGTGGCTTACTGGAGAAATCACTTTGACTGGAAGAAACAAGTGGACAAACTTAACCAGTACCCacattttaaaaccaacatTGAAG GCATTGATGTCCACTACGTACACGTGAAGCCCAAGAGCGTGCCAGAGGGGACATGTGCTATTCCCCTCATAATGGTCCATGGGTGGCCCGGCTCATTCTATGAGTTCTATGGGTTGATCCCCCTGTTAACAGAGCCTTCAGATCAAGGCGACCTTGTGTTTGAGGTGGTGTGTCCCTCCATTCCAGGCTACGGCTTCTCTGAAGCACCACGGAAGAAAG GTTTTGATTCAGTTTGTGCTGCACGCATCTTCCACAAGCTGATGAAACGTCTGGGCTTCCAGCAGTTCTACGCCCATGGGGGAGACTGGGGCTGGCTGGTCACCACAAACATGGCTCAGCTGGAGCCCAA AACTGTTAAAGGTTTGCATGTAAACTTTGCACCGCCCTCCAAGCCGGGGTTGCTCATGGTTTTGTCAATCATGCTCGGCCGCCGCTTCCCAAAGCTTTTTGGATTCACTGAAATGGATGTTGAGCGACTCTATCCTTGCATGGAGAAACTGGTGGTGGAATCCATCAAAGAGTCCGGCTATATGCACATCCAGGCAACTAAACCGGACACAGCGG GTCGTGGGCTGAATGACTCCCCTGTTGGTCTGGCTGCCTACATCCTGGAGAAGTTTTCTACATGGACAGATCATGACTTCAGGAACCTGGAAGATGGAGGACTAACAAG GAAGTTCTCTCTGGACGATCTGCTCACCAACGTCATGATCTACTGGACTTCCGGCTGCATCATTCCTTCAATGCGGTTCTATAAGGAAAACGTTGGCAAAGGTTTGGATGCGCCCCATGCTAA GATACCAGTCTACGTTCCCACTGGCTTTGCCTGCTTCCCCAATGAGCTGATGCACACGCCCAAGCTGTGGGTCAAACAGAAATACCACAACCTCATCAGCTTTTCTCCCATGCAGCGTGGAGGCCATTTCGCTGCCATGGAAGAGCCACAGCTGATGGCAGAGGATATCCAGAAGTTCACAAAAACAGTggagaagaagatgaagaagcagTAG